The Fusobacterium pseudoperiodonticum DNA window ATTTCTCTTGTCTACAATGATGATTACTTGTTCTGTGGAGATATGGTTCAAAATCTATGCTTTAAATATCCCCTGATACCTCTTTTCGGAGATGATATTGAAGAATTGATAAGTTCTTGGAAAAAAGCCATAGAAAAAGGCTACTCTAGGTTTTATCCTGCTACTTCTAAAAGCTATATCTTAAGAGAAAATTTAATCAAAAAATTGGAGAAATATGAATAAGATAGAATTTAAAATTATAAGAGGAAACGAAAGAAGCGAAGAAATAAGTGAGATCTTAAATGAAGAAGATATGGAAAGTTCCATACAAATTAAATATATAAAATATCCTAATCTCTTTGAATCGTTGAAATTAGATGGAGTAAGAGAACCACTTATTGTCTCTGGAATAGACACTACAAATAATATAATGGTTGGTTTAGGAGCTTGTACCATATTTGAAGATAATATTGCTTACTTAAATTCTTTTAGAATAAGGACAGAATACAGAAACAAGGTAAATTTTGGAAATGGCTATAAAAAAATTATAGAAGAATTAGAAAAAGAAGGGATAGATACAATTATCACAACTATTTTAGATGATAATAAGATGGCAAAGGAAATACTTACAAAGCAAAGAAGAAATATGCCAATCTATGAGTTCTATAAAAATATAACTTTCTATAGCATAAAAAATATTAAGAAAAATACTCTAGTTATAGATGATTTACATATAACAGAATATAAGAATTTTAGAATAGAAATTAAAAATAAGCCAAATAAAAAATATTTTGTTGAAGATTACAAAGGCATATATAAATTTTTGTATAAGATGAGAAAGGTTATCTCTTTCTTTGGTTATCCTGAACTACCAAAGAAAAATACTGAGATGAAATTTCTATATGTCGATATAATTGCAAAAGATGATGACTATAGTAATACTTTAGAAGCTATAAAATATTTACAAAGTATGGACTGTTCTTGTGATTTCTTTATGATAGGTACTTATGAAAACTCATCACTAGATATACAACTAAAGAAAATTAAATCTTTTAAATATAAAAGTAAACTCTATAAAGTATATTATGGAGAAGATAAAAATAAGGGAAAAGATATAAGATTCAAATTTTGGAACTTGTAAAAGAGGTGAAATTAAATGGAGCTAAAGGGTGATATAGTTAAAATTAATGAAATTTCACAGAGTGAAATAGAAGAAATGTATATTTTAATGACCGAGTTTTACAATGATGTTGAAAAAGATGTATTTTTAAAAGATTTAAAAGAAAAAGATTATTGTATTATTTTGAAAAATGATAAAAATGAAGTGAAAGGTTTTTCAACTCAAAAGATAATGAACTTTACTTTAGGAGATGAAGAAATCTATGGAGTATTTTCAGGTGATACAATAATAGATAAAGAAAATTGGGGAAACTTAACTCTATTTAAAGTTTTTGCTAATTTTTTCTTTCCCTTTGGAGAAAAATATAAGAATTTCTATTGGTTTTTAATAGTGAAAGGCTATAAGACATATAAATTTCTTCCGACTTTCTTTAAAGAATTTTATCCCAATTATAAGGCTGAAACTCCTGAGAAATTTAAAAATATAATGGATTTATTTGGTGAAATTAAATATCCAAATGAGTATAACAAAGAAAATGGAGTAATAGAGTACAAAGGAATAAAGGACTCATTGAAAAAAGGAGTTGCCGACATAACTGAGAAAGAGTTGAAAGATAAAAATGTTCAATTCTTTTTAGAAAGTAATCCTAATTATGAAAAAGGGAACGATTTAGTTTGCATAACTTCTTTAAAAATTGAAAATCTAAAAGAAAAGACATTAAAAATTTTATTCTATTAAGACTTAATATATAAAAAATAAGTGAATTGCATCATAATTTAATTATCAAAAATTTTCTTTGAAATAAATTATTTATAACTTTTAATAAGATTACTGCGACGTCCTATAATGTTGAAAGAGCCTTTGTGGAGCTCTGGAAACATTATAGGCTGGCAAGTAATCGTTATATATAACTAAAAATCATTAAGTTTTCTCAAAGAAAATTTTTTAGAAACCTAGCTAGCAATGAACTATTTTTTATAGAAAGGATAGTTATGTTAGTTAAACTTTACCTTTATATTGTTCATAGTATATTTTTACTTTTTTATAAAAAAGAGTATAAAAAATATATGAGTAGTAGAAATATTTTAGAGATACAAGAAAATAAATTAAAAGAGATTTTAGAAAACAATAAAAATTCTCTTTATGGGAAAAAATATAATTTCAATGAGATAAAAACTATTGAAGATTTTCAGAGAGAAGTTCCACTTACAACATATGAAGATTATCTACCCTATATAGAAAAAATAAAGAATGGCGAAGAGCATATACTGACTTATGAGAAAGTTAAGATGTTTGAGTTAACAAGTGGTTCAACTTCTGCAAGTAAATTAATACCTTACACTGATAGTTTAAAAAAAGAGTTTCAAACTGGTATAAAAGTTTGGTTGTATTCACTATATAAAAAATATCCTAGCTTAAAATTTGGAAAAAGTTATTGGAGTATCACTCCTAAAATAGATTTTCAACATAAAGAAAAATCTGTTATTCCCATAGGCTTTGAAGAAGATAGTGAGTATTTTGGAAATTTTGAAAAACATCTGGTAGACTCTATCTTTGTAAATCCTAAAGATATTAAAAATGAAAAAGATATGGATAGATTTTATTTCAAAACCCTTTCAGCTCTTATGGCAGAAGAAAATATTAGACTTTTTTCTTTTTGGAGTCCTAGTTTACTACTTTTATTAATAGAGTATTTAGAAAAGAATTCTGAAAAGATTTTAAAAACTCTCAAAGAAAAGAGAAGGGAAGAAGTAAGAAAATATATAGAAGCCAAGGAATATTATAAAATTTGGAAGGATTTAAAGCTTATAAGTTGTTGGGGAGATATGAATTCAACTGAATATCTAAAAAAGATACAAGAAATCTTTCCTAATACAGTAATTCAAGAAAAAGGTTTACTTGCAACAGAAGGATTTATTTCATTTCCTGATACCGAGAAAAATCTTTCTAAACTAAGTTTTTATTCACATTTTTTTGAATTTCTATCTTTAGACGATAATAAAATTTATAATATTTCAGAAATTGAAGCTAATAAAAAATATGAACTTATTCTTACAACTTCTGGAGGTTTATATAGATATTGTATAGGTGATATCATAGAGGTAATTTCCATTGAAAATAATGTTCCCTACATAAAATTCACTGGAAGAAAAGGGGCAGTATCCGATTTGTTTGGTGAGAAACTAGAGGAAAGTTTTTTGAAAAATATAATGGAAACTTACAAACAAAAAATAGATTTCTATATGTTTGCACCTAATAAAAATCACTATATACTTTTTATAAAAACTGATAGAAAAATAGATGTTCAAGATTTAGAAAATAAATTAAGAGAAAATTTTCACTATGATTATTGCAGAAAATTAGGGCAATTAAAAGCAATAAAAATGTTTACATTAACTGGTCAGCCTGAAAAAGAATATATAGAGGCTTGTCAAAATAAAAATCAAAAATTAGGAAATATCAAAATGATAGCACTTTCAAAAGAAAGTGGCTGGGAGAATATCTTCAATGGATATTTTCAAGAAAGTGAGGACGAATGAAAATAGCTTTTTTAGCACCTGCTGGTGCAATGCACCGTTTTAATGGAAGTTTTGGAAAGAGCTTACATTATGCACCATTAACATTAACAACTTTGGCAGCATTAATTCCTGAAAGTTTAAATGCTGAGGCAAAAATTTATGATGAAACTATTGAAAAAATTCCTTTGGATTTAGAAGCTGATATTATTGTTATGACTTCTATCACAGGAACATCTCAAAGATGTTATGCCTATGCAGATTATTTTAGACAAAGAGGTATCACTGTTGTTTTAGGTGGAGTTCACCCTTCGCTTATGCCAGAAGAAGCCTCTCAACATGCAGATGTTGTAATGGTAGGATTTGCTGAACAAACTTTTCCACAAATGCTTTTAGATTTTAAAAATGGAAGATTAAAAAGAATGTATATTCAAGACAAGGAATTTAATTTAGATAATAAGGTAATTCCTAGAAGAGATCTTTTACAAAAAGATAAATATATCACAACGGCAACTGTTGAAGTTGTTAGAGGTTGTTCATTGCCTTGCACTTTCTGTGCCTATCCAACTGCCTTTGGAAGAAAAATATATAAAAGACCTATAAAGGAAGTATTATCTGAGATTGAAATGTTTTCAGAAAAGATTATCCTTTTCCCTGATGTAAATTTAATCGCTGATAGAGAATATGCAATGAGACTTTTTAAAGAAATGAAATCTTTAAATAAATATTGGATGGGACTTGTAACTTCTTCTGTGGGTATAGATGAAAATATGATTAAGACTTTTGCAGACAGTGGTTGTAAAGGTTTGTTAATAGGTTTTGAGTCTATCACTCAGGAATCTCAAAGCTATATCAATAAGGGTATAAACAAGGTTGCTGATTATGCAGAACTTATGAAAAAACTTCATGACTATGGAATTTTAGTACAAGGTTGTTTCGCCTTTGGAAGTGATGAAGAAGATACTTCTGTATTTGAAAGAACTGTTGAAGCTGTTGTTAAAGCTAAGATTGACTTACCTAGATACAGTATTCTAACTCCTTTCCCTAAAACACAATTCTATGCTCAACTTGAAGCAGAAAACAGAATATTTGAAAAGAATTGGGCTATGTATGATGTTGAACACTGTGTATTTACTCCTAAGAAAATGACAGTTGAAGAATTAGAAAAAGGTACTGCTTGGGCTTGGAGAGAGACATATAGTATGAAGAATATCTTTAAAAGGTTGGCACCTTTCACTCATAGTCCTTGGATATCTTTACCTTTAAACATAGCGTATAGAAAATATGCTGATAAGTACGAACATTTTACAAGGGAAGTTATGTGTAATAACTCAGATATACCTTTAATATTTGAAAAATAAGAAAGAAGTGAAAGTATGAAAATAGATAAATTTGAAATTATAAATGATATTTCCTCAAATAACATAAAGCTAATTAATTTCTTAGATATCTTTGCTAAATTTTCTCAAAACACAAAAGATATGACAGAATTTATGTATTTGAATGAAAATATATCTCAAAGTTTTTTCAAACTAACAAAGTCGAAAAAGGAAGACTTAGAAGATATTTTAAATATACTAAAAATTATTAAAAATAAATCTAAAAAGGAAGATTTAGATATCTATGGTGAGGAAGTTGAAAGAGGAATTAACGAAATAAATTGGCTTATTGAAGAAAAAAATCTTTATCAAAATATTTTTCAAGAATTTGATAATAAAAAGGTTTTGGATAAAAATTCTATAGTGAATGAACTATATAGAAATGAAGATATTTCTCAAAGTAAATATCTGATTAGAACTTTTTCAAATAAACTATGGAAAGAATTAGATGAAGAAACTATTGTCAATTTTTTAAATGGACTAGATTTTTACTATTTAAGTGATGAAGCATATTTCTTTATTCTTCCTGCTTGTATTAGATATGGACTTAAAAAATTTGAGGACAATGAACAACTAGACTATTTAACATTCTTTTTATCTGATAAAGAAAGAGTTAATTATGCTGATGAAAAAATTAAAATATTAGTTGTTTCTTATCTGAATTTATTAAAGAAATTAAATTTTTCAGGCTATTATGAAAAAGAAGAAAAAGAATGCCTAGAGTTATGGAAATAGAAAAGGACTACAATGTAGTCCTTTTGTTTTATTCTTATTTATTTAATATTCTTTTTAATTCTGTTGCAACAAATTCAACATGTGGTCCTATTATAACTTGTACTGCTTCTTTTGAAGGTTTTAAAAGACCTGGAACTAATTTCTTTATTTCAGCATCTTGAATTTTGTCACTGTCTTTAACTTTTAATCTAAGTCTTGTTGTACAGTTGTCAACTTCAACTACGTTGTCTGCTCCACCTAAGTAAGTTGCTAGGCTTTCAGCTAATGCAGTATTAGATGTATTTACTCTTACAGCTTCTTCTTTTTCTTCTTCACTTTCTTCTCTACCTGGAGTTTTTAAATTGAAAGCTTTTATAACAAATAAGAAAACAAAGTAGTAAATTACAAAGAAAACTAAACCTAAAACCACTAGCATAAATGGACTTTGAGCATTAGGATTTTTTAAAGATAGGAAGAAGTCAATAAATCCTCCTGAGAAACTGAATCCTGCCATCCAGTTAAATGAAGCTGCTAAGAATAGAGAAAGCCCTGTTAATAATGCATGCACTAGATATAAAAGTGGTGCAACGAACATGAATGCGAATTCTATTGGTTCAGTAACTCCTGTTAAGAAACTTGTAAATCCTGCTGCTACCATTATTGAAACTATTTTAGCTCTATTTTCAGGTTTAGAAGTTTGAATAAATGCTAGACAAGCTCCTAAAAGTCCAAACATCATTATTGGGAAGAACCCTGCTTGATACATTCCAACATGATATGTTCCTTGTAATATTTCTGGTAAGTCCGCATAAGCCATTTCTGGTGCTCCCCAGAATCTTCCTATATCATTTATTCCTGCAACGTTAAACCAGAAAACTGAGTTTACTGCATGGTGTAATCCTACAGGAATTAATAATCTGTTAAGGAATCCATAAATACCTGCTCCAATTGGTCCTAATTTAGCAATACTTGTACCAAAGCTTACTAAAGCTCCAAATATAACTGGCCATATGTAAGTTAAGATGAAAGATACTATTATCATAACAACTGATGTTATAATTGGAACAAATCTCTTTCCACTAAAGAAAGCTAAGAACTTAGGAAGTTCAATCTTATGGAACTTATTATATAATTCCCCTGATATAACCCCACAAAGTATTCCAATAAATTGGTTATTTACCTTTCCAAAAGCTGCATGAACTTGTTCAGGATCTATTCCCATTATTTGTGCAACTGCACCTTTAGATAATAATGTTGTTACAATTTCAAAGGCTACCAATCCAGCAAGTGCTGCTGCTCCATCTTTATCCTTTGAAATACCATAAGCAACCCCAACTGCAAATAGTATTGGCATATTATCTATTACTGCTGCTCCCGCTTTTATTAAGAAAGCTGCTAATTGACTATTTGCCCCCCATCCAGTTGGATCTATCCAGTAACCTAATCCTAGCATTATTGCTGCTGCTGGTAAAACGGCAACTGGAACCATAAGTGCTTTACCTATTTTTTGCAAATAACTAAACATAAACTCTCCTCCTTTTATTTTAAAACGATTATAAACTAATTATATCATATTTTATTTAAAGTCAATATCTTTTTTGTGCTTTTTTATAGATTTGATTCAAAAATATTCTATTTTGAATTATAAATAAACAAAAAATCAAAGAAAATTTCTCTTTGTTTCTCTTGAAACATAATATATAATAGAACTAAAAGAAAAAGATGTGAGAGGATATGGAAAAATTAAAAACTATAAAAAGAGAATGCTCTGTAGAATTTGAAGAAAAAAAATCAAAATTTATTGCCTCTGTGAAACCTGTTTTTTCAAAAGAAGAAGCAGAGGAATATATAAATTATATTAAGAGTCTCCACCCAAATGCAACTCATAATTGTTCTGCTTATAAAATAAATAATAAAGGCTTAGAATTTTTTAAGGTTGACGATGATGGTGAGCCAAGTGGAACAGCTGGTAAACCTATGGGAGATATCATAAACTATATGGAAGTAACTAACTTAGTTGTTATTGCTACTAGATATTTTGGTGGAATTAAATTAGGTGCTGGTGGTCTAGTTAGAAATTACGCTAAGACTGCTAAACTTGGAATAACTGAAGCAGAAATTATAGATTTTGTTAACAAAGTTGACTTACTTTTTGAAATTCCTTATGAAAAGTTAGGGGAAATAGAAAAGCTATTAAAAGATTACGAAGCTGAAGTTATAGACAAATCATTTTTAGAAAAGATAATTTTTAAAGTTAGGATAAATGAGGAATTTCTAACTAATTTAGAAAACTATCCATATATTAATCTAATTGATTCTTAAGTAAGTAAAAAAACTTTGTAAAATAAAGACTATATATGGTATAATTGCTAGTAGTAGTATTATAAATAAAGAGGTGATTTAATGGAAGCTATATTATTACCTTTAGTGGTAATGTTCTTCATATTAGTTCTAACTCTTGGAATAGAGAAAGCTTCTAAGGCAATCATACCATTAGCTATTATAGAAATTTTTGTTTATTTTTTTGGCTGGGATATTTTTAAATATATTTTTATATTTATACTATTTATAGTATTTCTTATCTTTTTCCTTATATTTAAGTTATTGAAAAAAGCTGGTACATCTTCTAATACTTACAGAAGAACTAGAACTCAGAATGATGATTTTTTTGGTGGGTATAGAAATAATACTCGTAGTAATAACAATTCAAATGGAACAAAAGAAAACAATACTTATAGTGATACAAGATATTATGGAAACTTCCGTACTAAAGAAGAAGCTGAAGAATTTTTTAGAAATATCTTTGGTGCAAATAGTAACAATAGAACTTATAGTAATACAAGATCTAGTGGTACTTTCACTCAAGAAGAGTTTGAAGAATTTTTTAGAAATATCTTTGGTGGTGGCTCTGGTAACAATGGAACCTATAGTAATACAAGATCTAGTGGTACTTTCACTCAAGAAGAGTTTGAAGAGTTTTTTAGAAATACCTTTGGTGGTAGCTTTGGCGGTACTTATGGTGGTAGCACCTATGGTAAGTCTTCTGGTGGCTATAGACAAGGTGGCAACTATCAAAGAACAGGTACTTATACAAGTAATAGAAGTAGATACTATCGTATTTTAGGACTTAAAGATGGAGCGAGTCAAGAAGAGATTAAAAAAGCTTATCGTCAACTTGCAAAAGAACATCACCCAGATAAGTTTGTAAATGCATCTGATAGTGAAAAGAAATTCCATGAAAGTAAAATGAAAGAAATAAACGAAGCTTATGAAAATCTAAAAATCTAATTAATATTAATGGAGGATAAAATGAAAGCGATTATTATGGCTGCTGGAAAGGGTACAAGAATGAAATCTGACTTACCTAAAGTTGTTCATCTTGCTCATTCTAAACCTATGATTATCAGAATCATAGATGCTTTAAATGCTCTTAATACAGAAGAAAATGTATTGATACTAGGGCATAAAAAAGAAAAGGTTTTGGAAGTTTTAGGACCTGATGTGAGTTATGTTGTACAAGAAGAACAATTAGGAACAGGTCATGCTGTTAAACAAGCTGTACCTAAACTAGAAAACTATCAAGGTGATGTTCTTATAATTAATGGAGATAT harbors:
- a CDS encoding N-acetyltransferase, which gives rise to MNKIEFKIIRGNERSEEISEILNEEDMESSIQIKYIKYPNLFESLKLDGVREPLIVSGIDTTNNIMVGLGACTIFEDNIAYLNSFRIRTEYRNKVNFGNGYKKIIEELEKEGIDTIITTILDDNKMAKEILTKQRRNMPIYEFYKNITFYSIKNIKKNTLVIDDLHITEYKNFRIEIKNKPNKKYFVEDYKGIYKFLYKMRKVISFFGYPELPKKNTEMKFLYVDIIAKDDDYSNTLEAIKYLQSMDCSCDFFMIGTYENSSLDIQLKKIKSFKYKSKLYKVYYGEDKNKGKDIRFKFWNL
- a CDS encoding GH3 auxin-responsive promoter family protein — translated: MSSRNILEIQENKLKEILENNKNSLYGKKYNFNEIKTIEDFQREVPLTTYEDYLPYIEKIKNGEEHILTYEKVKMFELTSGSTSASKLIPYTDSLKKEFQTGIKVWLYSLYKKYPSLKFGKSYWSITPKIDFQHKEKSVIPIGFEEDSEYFGNFEKHLVDSIFVNPKDIKNEKDMDRFYFKTLSALMAEENIRLFSFWSPSLLLLLIEYLEKNSEKILKTLKEKRREEVRKYIEAKEYYKIWKDLKLISCWGDMNSTEYLKKIQEIFPNTVIQEKGLLATEGFISFPDTEKNLSKLSFYSHFFEFLSLDDNKIYNISEIEANKKYELILTTSGGLYRYCIGDIIEVISIENNVPYIKFTGRKGAVSDLFGEKLEESFLKNIMETYKQKIDFYMFAPNKNHYILFIKTDRKIDVQDLENKLRENFHYDYCRKLGQLKAIKMFTLTGQPEKEYIEACQNKNQKLGNIKMIALSKESGWENIFNGYFQESEDE
- a CDS encoding B12-binding domain-containing radical SAM protein: MKIAFLAPAGAMHRFNGSFGKSLHYAPLTLTTLAALIPESLNAEAKIYDETIEKIPLDLEADIIVMTSITGTSQRCYAYADYFRQRGITVVLGGVHPSLMPEEASQHADVVMVGFAEQTFPQMLLDFKNGRLKRMYIQDKEFNLDNKVIPRRDLLQKDKYITTATVEVVRGCSLPCTFCAYPTAFGRKIYKRPIKEVLSEIEMFSEKIILFPDVNLIADREYAMRLFKEMKSLNKYWMGLVTSSVGIDENMIKTFADSGCKGLLIGFESITQESQSYINKGINKVADYAELMKKLHDYGILVQGCFAFGSDEEDTSVFERTVEAVVKAKIDLPRYSILTPFPKTQFYAQLEAENRIFEKNWAMYDVEHCVFTPKKMTVEELEKGTAWAWRETYSMKNIFKRLAPFTHSPWISLPLNIAYRKYADKYEHFTREVMCNNSDIPLIFEK
- a CDS encoding primosomal protein N, encoding MKIDKFEIINDISSNNIKLINFLDIFAKFSQNTKDMTEFMYLNENISQSFFKLTKSKKEDLEDILNILKIIKNKSKKEDLDIYGEEVERGINEINWLIEEKNLYQNIFQEFDNKKVLDKNSIVNELYRNEDISQSKYLIRTFSNKLWKELDEETIVNFLNGLDFYYLSDEAYFFILPACIRYGLKKFEDNEQLDYLTFFLSDKERVNYADEKIKILVVSYLNLLKKLNFSGYYEKEEKECLELWK
- the nagE gene encoding N-acetylglucosamine-specific PTS transporter subunit IIBC, with amino-acid sequence MFSYLQKIGKALMVPVAVLPAAAIMLGLGYWIDPTGWGANSQLAAFLIKAGAAVIDNMPILFAVGVAYGISKDKDGAAALAGLVAFEIVTTLLSKGAVAQIMGIDPEQVHAAFGKVNNQFIGILCGVISGELYNKFHKIELPKFLAFFSGKRFVPIITSVVMIIVSFILTYIWPVIFGALVSFGTSIAKLGPIGAGIYGFLNRLLIPVGLHHAVNSVFWFNVAGINDIGRFWGAPEMAYADLPEILQGTYHVGMYQAGFFPIMMFGLLGACLAFIQTSKPENRAKIVSIMVAAGFTSFLTGVTEPIEFAFMFVAPLLYLVHALLTGLSLFLAASFNWMAGFSFSGGFIDFFLSLKNPNAQSPFMLVVLGLVFFVIYYFVFLFVIKAFNLKTPGREESEEEKEEAVRVNTSNTALAESLATYLGGADNVVEVDNCTTRLRLKVKDSDKIQDAEIKKLVPGLLKPSKEAVQVIIGPHVEFVATELKRILNK
- a CDS encoding IMPACT family protein, translating into MEKLKTIKRECSVEFEEKKSKFIASVKPVFSKEEAEEYINYIKSLHPNATHNCSAYKINNKGLEFFKVDDDGEPSGTAGKPMGDIINYMEVTNLVVIATRYFGGIKLGAGGLVRNYAKTAKLGITEAEIIDFVNKVDLLFEIPYEKLGEIEKLLKDYEAEVIDKSFLEKIIFKVRINEEFLTNLENYPYINLIDS
- a CDS encoding J domain-containing protein, producing the protein MEAILLPLVVMFFILVLTLGIEKASKAIIPLAIIEIFVYFFGWDIFKYIFIFILFIVFLIFFLIFKLLKKAGTSSNTYRRTRTQNDDFFGGYRNNTRSNNNSNGTKENNTYSDTRYYGNFRTKEEAEEFFRNIFGANSNNRTYSNTRSSGTFTQEEFEEFFRNIFGGGSGNNGTYSNTRSSGTFTQEEFEEFFRNTFGGSFGGTYGGSTYGKSSGGYRQGGNYQRTGTYTSNRSRYYRILGLKDGASQEEIKKAYRQLAKEHHPDKFVNASDSEKKFHESKMKEINEAYENLKI